The sequence TCCTTTTACAGAAACCGAAGATGTGATCGTTCGGGAATAATTATCTATCCTAAATTTTTTTCTATCAACTTCTTTCAAGATTTCCTTCCCTGGAACAGAAAGGAGATTTATTTAATGAATAGAAAGTGATTCAGAAAATGTATATGTTGAAAAAAAGGCAAAAAAAGTGAAATTACAAATAAGATCTATTCAATTAAACTTCACATTCCTTTGGTTCAATTGAAATTACAACAATCTCTTCTATCTCTTTGTGTTCTTTATCCATAACCGGACTATATGTTCTGACAAAAGTTCGGTTGTTTTCAGAATACCGTTCACAAATTGGTTTTTTATTTTTTAGTACATCCTGAATATGCGATATAAACCGACTGGTAGCTTTTTCATCATGGTGATCGCCATACCAGGATCCGATATAATCACCAGTAATACCAAGACGTTTCTGATGGTGAGAATTCATAAACCGGTACCTGCATTCTTTATCTACCGCATACATTGAATCCTGCATAGATTCAACAAGAATTCGGTAATATTCTTCCAGAGTATTTACAGTCTTTTCAAGTGTCCGGGTATGGGTAATTTCTGTTGATATTACCGTTGCAGCAATAGTAAGACCAAGAATCTCATTTCTAACAGGGCTAATAGTCCGCACAAACCACCGATACCCTTTCTGATATTCATCATGCTGTGGCTTGCTCGTTTCAATAACCGTTCGTATTAATGTCAAGAAATGATCCGTTTCTGATTCAGTGTGAAGATCTTCGTAATAGAAATCCTGGTACCTTTTATCATTGATATCAAGGCGTTTTTTATGATGAGAATTCATAAAGAGATATTTTCCATGTTTATCTACCATGTATATAGAGTCCTGAGTACACTCAACAAGAGTTTTGTAATTGGTTTCAGACTGAATGAGTGCTTCTTCTATTCTCTTCCGCATAACAGCCTGATGAATCATATTTCTGAGCTCTGCAAACTGAACTTTTGGTTCAGTACCTTTCTGCAGATAAAAATCAGCACCTGAATTTAACGCTTCTATAACCACATCTTCTCTGCTTCTTCCCGTAAATATGATAAATGGTTTTTCCAGACCCTGTCTTTTGATGGTTCGTAGAAATTCAATACCATCCATTTGTGGCATTTCATAATCAGAAACGATCGCATCATACTTTTTTTCCTTCAACATATCTATTGCAGACATTGCAGAAGTACATGTATCTACAAGGATATCCCCTCCTTTTTCAAGGAAAATTCGAGTGATGTCTAATAGTTCTTCCTGGTCATCCACAAGCAGAATGTTAATGATTGTCATGATTATTGCAGGGTTAGGAGATTTTCAGATGAAAGTTTCATGAATATTTCTCATTCAATTGGATACATATTACATTTGAATCATAGCATATAACATGATGGGATTCTCATATTTCAAATATTCAGTAATATGGGTTAAATCTTTTCTTTTTCCATTTCATTTCTTTTGT comes from Methanospirillum hungatei and encodes:
- a CDS encoding response regulator produces the protein MTIINILLVDDQEELLDITRIFLEKGGDILVDTCTSAMSAIDMLKEKKYDAIVSDYEMPQMDGIEFLRTIKRQGLEKPFIIFTGRSREDVVIEALNSGADFYLQKGTEPKVQFAELRNMIHQAVMRKRIEEALIQSETNYKTLVECTQDSIYMVDKHGKYLFMNSHHKKRLDINDKRYQDFYYEDLHTESETDHFLTLIRTVIETSKPQHDEYQKGYRWFVRTISPVRNEILGLTIAATVISTEITHTRTLEKTVNTLEEYYRILVESMQDSMYAVDKECRYRFMNSHHQKRLGITGDYIGSWYGDHHDEKATSRFISHIQDVLKNKKPICERYSENNRTFVRTYSPVMDKEHKEIEEIVVISIEPKECEV